The Thermococcus sp. genome contains a region encoding:
- a CDS encoding DUF58 domain-containing protein, translated as MKREDLILTLSFLLILEGYLGESTAPALLGFFLLLYVYGLRSVVELKIVGERVLESHQLEEGKPAKVFVRIINGGSGASVRLADPNGEFEASGLGEFYLEPGGEWEGSYSIKPNARGRFVLKPLRALVQDARGLYFEEFLIGESTEVTVYPSVESIRDAARLDYNLKLAEAYKRGVLLGTESLEIKDLREYQHGDDFKRIDWKATARLGEVIVRDFLRESNADVYIFLDNTREMRKGLKMAKIDYASVLALQLAASLVKRFRVGMVIYDDETAELVRPGKGSPQLEAMRRKLAIRGRRGRMSLRFDFETGFGERAREFLGKVLPLKKGRKGSTGVFEGLSMVKQSSYIIFITDLSNPRELYRAVALARRTHRILILSPNPVLFYSGKLDERTLERLYRAYTQREELLKRFSLLAPTIDLGPSDYLRELMKASSGWGR; from the coding sequence ATGAAGCGCGAGGACCTCATCTTAACCCTCTCCTTTCTCCTGATCCTTGAAGGCTACCTCGGGGAGAGCACAGCCCCCGCATTACTGGGGTTTTTCTTGCTCCTCTACGTCTACGGCCTCCGCTCGGTCGTTGAGCTGAAGATCGTGGGGGAAAGGGTTCTCGAAAGCCATCAGCTTGAGGAAGGAAAGCCTGCAAAGGTCTTCGTGAGAATAATAAACGGGGGGAGCGGCGCTTCCGTGAGGCTCGCCGACCCAAACGGGGAATTCGAGGCTTCCGGCCTTGGGGAGTTCTATCTTGAGCCCGGTGGGGAATGGGAGGGCTCATACTCAATAAAACCGAATGCCCGCGGCAGATTCGTTCTCAAACCCCTTCGGGCCCTGGTTCAGGACGCGAGGGGCCTCTACTTTGAAGAGTTCCTGATCGGTGAGAGTACTGAGGTCACGGTTTACCCCTCCGTTGAGAGCATAAGGGACGCGGCGAGGCTCGACTACAACCTCAAGCTGGCCGAGGCCTACAAAAGGGGCGTCCTCCTCGGCACCGAGAGCCTTGAGATAAAGGACCTCAGGGAGTACCAGCACGGGGACGACTTCAAGAGGATAGACTGGAAGGCCACCGCCAGGCTGGGTGAGGTCATAGTCAGGGACTTCCTGAGGGAGAGCAACGCCGACGTTTACATCTTCCTGGACAACACGAGGGAGATGCGCAAGGGCCTGAAGATGGCCAAGATAGACTACGCCTCGGTTCTCGCCCTTCAGCTGGCGGCGAGCCTCGTCAAGAGGTTCAGGGTGGGGATGGTCATCTACGACGACGAAACCGCCGAACTCGTCAGGCCGGGCAAGGGCTCCCCACAGCTTGAGGCGATGAGGAGGAAGCTCGCCATACGCGGCAGGAGGGGCAGGATGAGCCTCAGGTTCGACTTCGAGACCGGCTTCGGTGAGAGGGCGAGGGAGTTCCTCGGCAAGGTGCTCCCGCTCAAGAAGGGGCGGAAGGGGAGCACGGGGGTCTTCGAGGGCCTTTCCATGGTAAAGCAGAGCTCCTACATCATCTTCATAACCGACCTCAGCAACCCGAGGGAGCTCTACCGGGCGGTCGCCCTGGCCAGGAGAACCCACAGGATTCTGATACTCTCCCCCAACCCTGTCCTCTTCTACTCCGGGAAGCTCGACGAGAGAACCCTTGAGAGGCTCTACCGGGCCTACACCCAGAGGGAGGAGCTGTTAAAGAGGTTCAGCCTCCTGGCTCCGACCATCGACCTCGGGCCGAGCGACTACCTCCGCGAGCTGATGAAGGCGTCCAGCGGGTGGGGCAGATGA
- the pssD gene encoding PssD/Cps14F family polysaccharide biosynthesis glycosyltransferase: protein MKIALVCSHGGHLTEMLYLMDTFKGHDVFFITYDHPRTRALSYRKYLFPNFGENPSRIITNLPKMVKIMLKEKPDLVLSNGAEIAIPFFYLGKIFGIKTIFIECYTRIDEPTLTGKIVYPISDYFFVLWPEMLRHYGKKARYVGGLFKKSKRRVNLKEKKNQIFVITGTHYLGFERLVKAVDKIAEKIGYAVIIQLGNTSYKPRNAKYYAFMDYEDMKKIMREAKIIITHGAISLIDALISGGYVISFPRLKQFGEVISDHQLIFSRKLEKEGLVEVATNEKELWDLLAKLLLKPKRKSLSSIVINRRIVNILKEILRCDQWED, encoded by the coding sequence ATGAAAATTGCTCTAGTTTGCTCTCACGGAGGACATCTTACGGAAATGCTTTATCTGATGGATACCTTTAAGGGCCATGATGTGTTTTTCATAACGTATGATCATCCAAGAACAAGAGCTTTGTCGTATAGAAAATACTTATTTCCAAACTTCGGAGAGAATCCTTCTAGGATTATAACTAATTTGCCAAAAATGGTAAAGATCATGTTAAAAGAGAAACCTGACCTCGTACTCAGTAATGGGGCTGAAATTGCGATTCCATTCTTCTATTTGGGGAAAATTTTTGGAATAAAAACGATCTTCATAGAATGCTATACAAGAATTGATGAACCGACTCTAACTGGTAAGATTGTTTATCCTATTTCGGATTATTTCTTTGTCTTGTGGCCAGAAATGCTTCGACACTATGGAAAGAAAGCAAGATATGTGGGGGGACTGTTTAAAAAATCTAAGAGGAGGGTTAATCTTAAAGAAAAGAAAAATCAAATTTTTGTGATAACTGGAACTCATTACTTAGGCTTTGAGAGGTTGGTAAAAGCTGTTGATAAGATTGCTGAAAAAATTGGATATGCCGTAATAATTCAGCTGGGAAACACTTCTTACAAACCCAGAAATGCAAAGTATTATGCTTTTATGGATTATGAGGATATGAAGAAAATAATGAGAGAAGCTAAAATCATTATAACCCACGGCGCAATAAGTTTAATAGATGCATTAATTTCAGGAGGTTATGTCATATCTTTTCCAAGACTAAAACAGTTTGGTGAGGTTATAAGTGATCATCAATTAATTTTTTCAAGGAAACTTGAAAAGGAGGGATTAGTAGAGGTCGCTACTAATGAAAAAGAGCTGTGGGACCTATTAGCTAAGTTATTATTAAAGCCAAAAAGAAAGAGTTTATCTTCAATTGTCATAAACAGGAGAATTGTTAATATCTTAAAAGAAATATTGAGGTGTGACCAATGGGAAGATTGA
- a CDS encoding glycosyltransferase family A protein: MGRLKISVIIPTRNRVLHLKRLLKNINNQTRVPDEVIVIGHIEDTKTKNFLLGLDKNRFKFNLKFHFAKGGSSKSRNIAISLSEGDVLVFLDDDVILEKDYVKNIEKIFISCPEVKIITGYTFDIIDLVTPWIVKKGDIKYIWENGDDEFIKVILKEIELRYPDKIGIFEKKVREIYFWHLLKTFRNIIKSIFLWESPFKGKILASGYRSEFPEISKIEERGGLIEVEWIQGNNFAGIREVFKNFKFNEELERLHSYALNEDLEWSARVSKKYRVYLTSHARLVHLRASIGNRIDHRVRLKSLVISTYYIANIKGKGSKIAHLWATFGLLLGSMAHIIINPIRAIDEIKAVLEGLNEVRSSYKKNRYTKKETDSDRNKGSTKGVKI, translated from the coding sequence ATGGGAAGATTGAAAATTTCCGTGATAATCCCTACAAGAAATAGAGTGTTGCACCTAAAACGGTTATTAAAAAATATAAATAATCAAACTAGGGTTCCGGATGAGGTTATAGTAATTGGGCATATAGAGGATACAAAAACGAAGAATTTCCTTTTAGGTCTTGATAAGAACCGGTTTAAATTTAATTTAAAATTTCATTTTGCCAAGGGAGGTTCTTCGAAGTCAAGGAATATAGCAATTTCCTTGAGTGAAGGAGATGTTCTGGTATTTTTAGATGATGATGTTATATTGGAAAAAGACTATGTCAAAAATATTGAGAAAATATTTATTTCTTGCCCTGAAGTTAAGATAATAACAGGATATACTTTTGATATAATAGATTTAGTAACCCCGTGGATTGTTAAAAAGGGAGATATTAAATATATTTGGGAGAATGGGGATGATGAGTTCATTAAGGTAATACTGAAAGAAATAGAACTAAGGTATCCAGATAAAATTGGTATTTTCGAGAAAAAGGTGAGAGAAATTTATTTCTGGCATCTATTGAAAACCTTTAGGAATATCATTAAATCAATATTCCTATGGGAGTCACCATTTAAGGGAAAAATTCTGGCTTCTGGATATCGAAGTGAGTTCCCAGAAATCTCGAAGATAGAAGAAAGAGGGGGATTAATAGAAGTAGAATGGATTCAGGGAAATAATTTCGCAGGAATTAGAGAGGTATTTAAGAACTTTAAGTTCAACGAAGAGCTTGAGAGACTCCACAGTTATGCTCTGAATGAAGACTTGGAATGGTCAGCACGGGTTTCAAAAAAATATAGAGTGTATCTCACATCCCACGCCAGACTAGTCCATCTAAGAGCGTCAATAGGGAATAGAATAGATCATAGAGTAAGATTAAAATCCCTAGTTATCAGCACTTATTACATTGCTAACATTAAAGGAAAAGGAAGTAAAATAGCACATCTGTGGGCGACCTTTGGGTTGCTACTGGGTAGTATGGCCCATATAATTATAAATCCAATAAGAGCAATTGATGAGATCAAAGCAGTACTAGAAGGATTGAATGAAGTAAGGAGCAGCTATAAGAAGAATAGATATACAAAGAAAGAGACGGACTCGGATAGAAATAAAGGCTCTACTAAAGGTGTGAAAATATGA
- a CDS encoding glycosyltransferase family 2 protein — protein sequence MSLSNKASVIIVTYNHKKYMTDCLTSVLGNDPLEVIVVDNGSTDGTPEFIEENFPEVKVIRSPKNMGYGGGNNLGVVHARGEYVVILNPDTKVGKNWLEELLKPLGKEEKLITTPKILTYDGSKINTCGNIDHFTGLTFTRGLNESPEKFDRFEYLSGLSGACFAMRRTDYLELGGFDENFLTYMEDAEFSWRAHAEGFKILYVPTSIVYHDYELRVPPQKIYHLEKGRYIVLRKYLSWKELLLMLPSLLATEILTWGYSLLNGVEGVRFKIKGLKDGITAKVEKTECNRKKLLKSLDWKIPEEQLSYNTIDRTIKKVVNFIYWVNYRVIAK from the coding sequence ATGAGTCTTTCAAATAAGGCGAGCGTAATTATAGTCACGTACAACCACAAAAAATACATGACGGACTGTTTAACTTCCGTTCTGGGCAATGACCCGTTAGAGGTTATCGTTGTTGACAATGGCTCCACGGATGGAACTCCTGAATTCATCGAAGAGAATTTCCCAGAGGTTAAGGTCATAAGGAGTCCAAAGAATATGGGATATGGGGGAGGGAATAATTTGGGGGTTGTGCATGCAAGGGGAGAATATGTTGTAATTTTAAATCCGGATACTAAAGTTGGAAAAAACTGGCTTGAAGAGCTTTTAAAACCCTTGGGAAAAGAAGAAAAACTAATTACTACACCAAAGATTTTGACATATGATGGCTCTAAAATAAATACCTGTGGCAACATAGATCACTTTACTGGACTAACATTTACAAGGGGCCTAAATGAAAGTCCTGAAAAGTTTGATAGATTTGAATACTTAAGTGGTTTGTCTGGAGCTTGTTTTGCTATGAGAAGAACGGACTATCTAGAGCTTGGGGGTTTTGATGAAAACTTTTTAACATACATGGAAGATGCGGAATTTTCTTGGAGGGCTCATGCTGAGGGATTTAAGATTTTGTATGTGCCAACTTCAATAGTATATCATGATTATGAGCTTAGAGTTCCCCCCCAAAAAATTTATCATCTTGAAAAAGGAAGGTATATAGTTTTAAGGAAGTACCTAAGCTGGAAGGAGCTTTTGCTAATGCTACCCTCATTGTTGGCAACTGAAATACTGACATGGGGCTACTCACTTTTAAATGGGGTTGAGGGGGTTAGGTTCAAGATTAAAGGATTAAAAGATGGAATTACCGCAAAAGTTGAAAAAACAGAATGTAATAGAAAAAAACTATTAAAAAGCCTGGATTGGAAAATCCCTGAGGAGCAGTTAAGCTATAATACAATTGACAGAACTATAAAAAAAGTTGTAAATTTTATTTACTGGGTAAATTACAGGGTGATAGCGAAATGA
- a CDS encoding glycosyltransferase family 2 protein, with the protein MNFGKKQISVVMCVKNRENEIERALKSVKKQKGVLEIIIVDGNSTDRTIEIARRYADKIYSDKGKGLAFARQLGAEKARGEYIAYIDSDTELPKDDLLIRMIEEMEKHGWVAIHAQLVNPRKNKTLWEYCEDMHLETRFNKPGERKYIGTIVCIVKRDIVLKYHFDPFMKYAAEDTEFWSRVGQEHKFGISRHVAFHYHRASFNDFVKQRIWYGKGNARAIAKHNAWKLLFVPLGIMAYGIFQALRCRKCIKCIPYYLVWGIALLYGTITGLVEVWGER; encoded by the coding sequence ATGAACTTTGGAAAAAAACAAATTTCTGTTGTCATGTGTGTAAAAAACAGAGAAAATGAAATAGAGAGAGCTCTAAAGTCAGTAAAAAAGCAAAAAGGAGTATTAGAGATAATAATTGTTGATGGGAATTCTACAGATAGAACAATTGAAATAGCAAGGAGATATGCAGATAAGATATATTCAGACAAAGGAAAAGGATTAGCATTTGCAAGACAGCTTGGAGCTGAAAAAGCTAGGGGAGAGTATATAGCGTATATAGACTCGGATACAGAACTTCCAAAGGACGACTTACTAATCAGAATGATTGAAGAAATGGAAAAACATGGTTGGGTTGCTATACATGCTCAGTTGGTAAATCCAAGAAAAAACAAAACACTATGGGAATACTGTGAGGATATGCACTTAGAAACTAGATTTAATAAACCTGGCGAGAGGAAGTATATTGGAACTATTGTGTGTATTGTAAAAAGGGATATTGTTTTAAAGTACCATTTTGATCCATTTATGAAATATGCAGCTGAAGATACAGAATTTTGGAGTAGAGTTGGACAGGAACATAAATTTGGCATTTCAAGGCATGTTGCTTTTCATTATCATCGAGCATCATTTAATGACTTTGTAAAGCAAAGAATTTGGTATGGAAAAGGAAATGCAAGAGCCATAGCTAAACATAACGCCTGGAAATTGTTGTTTGTTCCTTTGGGGATAATGGCTTATGGAATTTTTCAGGCACTCAGATGTAGAAAATGTATAAAGTGTATTCCTTATTATTTGGTCTGGGGTATTGCATTGTTATATGGGACTATCACTGGACTTGTTGAGGTATGGGGGGAGAGATAA
- a CDS encoding glycosyltransferase family 2 protein yields MRTLIIIPAYNEELTIGSVVALARKYGDVLVVDDGSSDRTSEIAQKAGAVLIRHDSNRGKGAALGTGFEYALSKNYDVVVTMDGDGQHNPDEIPLILEPIVRGEADLVIGSRYLNGSRKKIPLYRRIGLWVLNKGTQMAAEVNVDSQSGFRAITRRALRTLNLNSTDYSIETDMVVKARDAGIRIAEVPINVRYDVPKRHKKNPLSHGLGVLASIVGLIGYRRPLLLFSLLSLISFVVAGVLAYWALEPYYAGGNVYLTQAIGAGIFTIIGIQLFIGGLMLNVLAKMVRE; encoded by the coding sequence ATGAGAACCCTGATAATCATCCCCGCCTACAACGAGGAACTGACTATCGGGTCAGTCGTGGCCCTGGCCAGGAAGTACGGTGATGTTTTGGTAGTTGACGATGGAAGCAGTGATAGAACGTCCGAAATAGCCCAGAAGGCCGGGGCGGTTCTTATACGGCACGATTCCAACAGGGGAAAGGGCGCTGCTCTGGGCACGGGATTCGAGTATGCCCTCAGCAAAAACTATGATGTGGTCGTCACCATGGATGGGGACGGCCAGCACAATCCTGATGAGATACCCTTAATTTTGGAACCCATTGTCAGGGGAGAGGCCGACCTCGTGATAGGGTCGAGGTACCTTAACGGGAGCAGAAAGAAGATACCGCTGTACCGGCGCATCGGTCTCTGGGTTCTTAACAAAGGAACCCAGATGGCGGCGGAGGTCAATGTTGATTCTCAGAGCGGATTCCGGGCCATTACCCGCCGGGCGTTAAGGACCCTGAACCTTAACAGCACCGACTACTCGATAGAGACCGACATGGTTGTAAAGGCAAGGGACGCTGGGATACGGATCGCTGAAGTCCCCATAAACGTCCGCTACGATGTCCCCAAAAGGCACAAGAAGAACCCCTTATCCCATGGGCTCGGTGTCCTGGCGAGCATCGTGGGGCTGATAGGGTACAGGCGGCCCCTGCTGCTCTTCAGTCTTTTAAGCCTCATTTCCTTCGTGGTTGCAGGCGTTCTGGCCTACTGGGCGCTGGAGCCGTACTACGCAGGCGGAAACGTCTATCTCACCCAGGCCATCGGCGCCGGAATTTTCACGATAATTGGGATACAACTGTTCATCGGCGGTCTTATGCTTAATGTGCTGGCAAAGATGGTGAGGGAGTGA
- a CDS encoding glycosyltransferase family 2 protein, with the protein MSPHVSIIIVNWNGWKDTIECLESLYRITYPNYDVIVVDNGSRDDSVQKIKEYAEGRLEVNSKFFEYNPYNKPIKVFEITEDEAKQGEFNRPAYKKFDPNRRIILIKNKDNYGFAGGNNVGIKFALSVLNPDYILLLNNDTVVDPNFLRELVKVAEGDKKIGVVGPGIYCYTNHFRLWSPYGLKEGENKITYKHLFGAALLINVIPLGYTGLFDENYFLYQEEVDLLYRIATTGFSLEYSQNAKVFHKETISKERAYALYYKIRNEYYFLTKNNLGYLKLTKFLGNLLLIIAKFSLKGKIKHASMAVKGLLDGINCKMRYVISPPIPQQVQ; encoded by the coding sequence GTGTCTCCCCATGTTTCTATAATCATCGTCAACTGGAACGGCTGGAAAGATACGATAGAATGTTTAGAATCACTATATAGGATAACCTACCCCAACTATGATGTTATTGTTGTGGATAATGGCTCCAGGGATGACTCTGTTCAAAAGATAAAGGAGTACGCAGAAGGAAGGCTTGAAGTCAATTCAAAGTTTTTTGAATACAATCCATACAACAAACCAATTAAAGTTTTTGAGATAACTGAAGACGAGGCAAAGCAGGGAGAGTTTAATAGACCGGCCTACAAGAAATTTGATCCTAATAGACGGATAATTTTGATTAAGAACAAAGATAATTATGGCTTTGCTGGTGGGAACAACGTTGGGATTAAATTTGCATTGAGTGTTTTAAATCCTGATTATATTTTATTACTAAATAATGATACTGTTGTTGATCCAAACTTTTTGAGAGAGCTCGTTAAAGTCGCCGAAGGCGACAAAAAGATCGGCGTTGTAGGACCAGGGATTTACTGTTATACTAACCATTTTAGGCTATGGAGCCCATATGGCCTAAAAGAAGGAGAAAACAAAATTACATATAAACATTTATTTGGAGCTGCACTGTTAATAAATGTAATTCCATTAGGATACACCGGACTATTTGATGAAAATTATTTTCTGTATCAAGAAGAAGTTGATTTGCTCTATCGTATCGCAACTACTGGATTTAGCTTAGAGTATTCTCAAAATGCGAAAGTTTTTCACAAAGAAACTATATCAAAAGAAAGAGCTTATGCTCTCTATTATAAAATAAGAAATGAATATTACTTTTTAACAAAAAACAATTTAGGGTACTTAAAGCTAACAAAATTTTTGGGAAATCTCCTACTAATTATTGCAAAATTTAGCCTAAAAGGCAAAATCAAGCACGCATCTATGGCAGTTAAAGGATTACTCGATGGTATAAATTGTAAAATGAGATATGTTATCTCTCCCCCCATACCTCAACAAGTCCAGTGA
- a CDS encoding alkaline phosphatase family protein produces MEAECMSNCQKLLIFGLDGATWDILMPLIEKKKLPTLEKLVKNGSYGVLESTIPPVTGGAWLSLATGKNPGKTGIIDFLNRKKLSHKLYLTNSSDFKGHSFWDYLNKANKKVGIFNYPMLFPPYRVNGFMVSGLGSSPDGEIAFPLSLKKELENVESPYEIYVDYHNKKYENLDLFIHDLNKFLDKFERWVYYLVNNKEWDLLFLVFSVTDWLQHIIWRHIDETHPMYDPMVSPIYKQEFIKFWQRIDKILGNIINMIPKDTIVFLVSDHGFGPNDQTFNLAKWLIMKGYMRRKRNIQKLIKKYAYKVATVMAKTPIRKLFPTNTRKSVGNALRTSIADEIDFKKSKAYCLGHTIPFGAIYINESNEQEKNKIKTQLVTDLKNIRKDIGRQVDVQIYEPKKLYSGEKSKLLPDIIFTINNWRCVIIEDNFDRPLFEEKPFSTRHTGSHRLNGIFLAYGPGIKKGKRFNAKIYDVAPTILHIFDLPIPNDIDGRILMEIFEEDSKFARRQPKYVDPIYYGKKPEDEKLKNAIKNLNLKGKI; encoded by the coding sequence TTGGAGGCTGAGTGTATGAGTAACTGCCAAAAGCTACTAATCTTTGGTCTCGATGGGGCAACTTGGGACATTCTAATGCCTTTGATAGAGAAGAAAAAGCTTCCAACATTGGAGAAATTAGTCAAAAACGGGAGTTATGGGGTTTTAGAATCAACCATCCCGCCCGTTACGGGTGGGGCTTGGCTCTCTTTAGCTACCGGGAAAAATCCGGGGAAAACGGGAATAATAGATTTTCTAAATAGAAAAAAATTATCGCATAAATTGTACCTAACAAATTCTTCTGACTTTAAAGGCCACTCTTTTTGGGATTATCTAAACAAAGCAAACAAAAAAGTTGGCATTTTCAATTATCCAATGCTATTTCCCCCGTATAGAGTGAATGGTTTTATGGTTTCAGGCTTAGGCTCTTCTCCAGACGGTGAAATAGCGTTTCCCCTCTCCTTGAAAAAAGAACTTGAAAATGTTGAAAGTCCATATGAAATCTACGTTGATTATCACAACAAAAAATACGAAAATTTGGATTTGTTTATACATGACCTAAACAAGTTCTTAGATAAATTTGAGAGGTGGGTCTATTATTTGGTTAACAATAAGGAATGGGATCTTCTCTTTTTGGTATTCTCTGTCACAGACTGGTTGCAACATATAATATGGAGGCACATAGATGAAACGCATCCAATGTACGATCCCATGGTATCTCCAATATACAAACAAGAGTTCATCAAATTCTGGCAGAGAATAGATAAGATTCTTGGAAATATCATAAACATGATTCCAAAAGATACTATAGTCTTCCTTGTCTCGGATCATGGATTCGGTCCCAATGATCAAACGTTCAACCTAGCGAAATGGCTCATTATGAAGGGGTATATGCGCAGAAAAAGGAACATCCAGAAGCTTATCAAAAAATATGCATATAAAGTTGCCACAGTCATGGCAAAAACACCAATAAGGAAATTATTCCCCACTAACACCAGAAAAAGTGTGGGGAATGCATTAAGAACTAGCATTGCAGATGAAATTGACTTTAAAAAAAGCAAAGCTTACTGTTTGGGACATACAATTCCATTTGGAGCCATCTATATAAATGAAAGCAATGAACAAGAGAAGAACAAAATTAAAACCCAACTAGTAACCGACTTGAAAAATATACGCAAGGACATTGGAAGGCAAGTTGACGTTCAAATATACGAACCTAAAAAACTCTATTCTGGAGAAAAATCTAAGCTTCTGCCGGACATAATATTTACGATTAACAACTGGAGATGTGTTATAATTGAGGACAACTTTGATAGGCCCCTATTCGAGGAGAAACCGTTTTCAACAAGACACACTGGCTCTCATAGATTAAATGGTATCTTCCTCGCTTATGGTCCAGGGATTAAAAAAGGCAAAAGATTTAATGCCAAAATCTATGACGTCGCTCCTACGATTCTCCATATATTTGACCTGCCGATTCCAAATGATATAGATGGTAGAATTTTAATGGAAATTTTTGAGGAAGATTCCAAATTTGCCAGAAGACAGCCAAAATATGTTGACCCAATCTACTATGGGAAGAAACCGGAAGACGAGAAACTCAAAAACGCAATCAAGAACCTAAACCTCAAAGGCAAAATCTAG
- a CDS encoding MoxR family ATPase produces MDGKGFMQRLKREVSKAVVGKEDIIELLTIALLSEGHVLIEGIPGVAKTTIAKAFARAIGLSFSRIQLTPDLLPADIIGVVYYDQKSGEWKTKRGPVFANIVLADEINRAQPKTQSALLEAMQERQVTIEGTTYGLPQPFLVIATMNPLEHEGVYVLPEAQLDRFLLKIEIGFPDREEEISLLKRKSLGEFYDVEPIITHEELMGLIADVKSVSVSDEVIEYIYALISRTRSDERLLFGASPRAGEHLLYAARASAFLDGRDYVIPDDVKKVAPAVLAHRLMLRAEYELEGVKVRDVIENVLEDTEVPV; encoded by the coding sequence ATGGACGGTAAGGGGTTTATGCAGCGTCTTAAAAGAGAGGTCAGCAAGGCCGTTGTGGGAAAGGAGGATATAATCGAACTCCTCACCATCGCTCTCCTCTCTGAGGGTCACGTTCTCATAGAGGGAATCCCCGGGGTGGCGAAGACCACCATAGCCAAGGCCTTCGCAAGGGCCATAGGGCTGAGCTTTTCGAGGATACAGCTCACCCCCGACCTTCTTCCGGCGGATATAATAGGCGTCGTCTACTACGACCAGAAGAGCGGCGAGTGGAAGACGAAGCGGGGGCCGGTATTCGCCAACATAGTCCTCGCTGACGAAATCAACAGGGCCCAGCCGAAGACCCAGTCGGCGCTGCTTGAGGCGATGCAGGAGAGGCAGGTGACCATAGAGGGCACGACCTACGGGCTCCCCCAGCCGTTCCTGGTGATAGCCACGATGAACCCCCTTGAGCATGAGGGTGTTTACGTCCTGCCGGAGGCCCAGCTCGACAGGTTTCTGCTCAAGATCGAGATAGGCTTCCCGGACAGGGAGGAGGAGATAAGCCTCCTGAAGAGGAAGAGCCTCGGCGAGTTCTACGACGTCGAGCCCATAATAACCCACGAAGAGCTCATGGGCCTCATCGCCGACGTGAAGAGTGTCAGCGTCAGCGACGAGGTGATAGAGTACATCTACGCCCTCATCTCAAGGACGAGGAGCGATGAGAGGCTCCTGTTTGGCGCGTCCCCCAGGGCTGGCGAACATCTGCTCTACGCGGCCAGGGCCTCCGCTTTCCTTGACGGGAGGGACTACGTCATCCCGGACGATGTCAAGAAGGTCGCCCCCGCTGTCCTCGCCCACAGGCTGATGCTGAGGGCCGAGTACGAGCTGGAGGGCGTCAAAGTTAGGGACGTCATAGAGAACGTGCTCGAGGACACAGAGGTTCCGGTGTAG